A genomic window from Populus nigra chromosome 7, ddPopNigr1.1, whole genome shotgun sequence includes:
- the LOC133699294 gene encoding beta-galactosidase 6-like, with product MSQNPEVRLTCEQGWLIAAINFASFGTPEGHCGTFSPGNCHSDMLTIVQKACFGQEGCSIPISAAKLGDPCPGVVKRFAVEALCSERFQLLL from the exons ATGTCTCAAAATCCAGAAGTTCGCCTGACCTGTGAACAGGGATGGCTCATTGCTGCTATCAACTTTGCTAGCTTTGGAACTCCTGAAGGACATTGCGGCACATTCAGTCCAGGGAATTGTCATTCTGACATGTTAACCATCGTTCAGAAG GCTTGCTTTGGCCAAGAAGGATGTTCAATCCCCATATCAGCAGCCAAACTTGGAGACCCTTGTCCTGGAGTTGTAAAACGCTTCGCGGTTGAAGCTCTATGCAGTGAACGATTCCAGTTGCTGCTCTGA
- the LOC133699292 gene encoding uncharacterized protein LOC133699292, with amino-acid sequence MMDFSSMDRGQITLLGCGFCVLLSLHFTVQLLSQHLFYWKNPKEQKAIIIIILMAPIYAADSYMGLLDIQGSKAFFTFLDSVKECYEALVIAKFLALMYSYLKISISKNIVPDEVKGREIHHSFPMTLFVPRTARLDHRNLVLLKHWTWQFVIIRPICSILMITLQMLGIYPSWLSWTFTIILNISVSVALYSLVLFYHVFAKELAPHKPLAKFLCIKGVVFFCFWQGIVLDMLVSAGIIRSHHFWLDVEHIEEAFQNVLVILEMVVFSVLQQYAYHVAPYSGEVETKMLKKRE; translated from the exons ATGATGGATTTCAGTAGTATGGATCGTGGACAGATTACCCTATTGGGGTGTGGATTCTGTGTGCTGCTTTCACTGCATTTTACAGTGCAGCTTTTATCTCAACATCTTTTTTACTGGAAAAACCCAAAGGAACAGAAGGCCATAATAATTATCATCCTTATGGCTCCCATATATGCTGCTGATTCCTACATGGGTTTGTTGGATATCCAGGGGAGTAAAGCATTCTTCACGTTTTTGGATTCAGTTAAGGAATGCTATGAGGCTTTG GTAATTGCCAAGTTCTTGGCATTGATGTATAGTTACCTGAAAATATCCATTAGCAAAAATATTGTGCCAGATGAGGTCAAAGGAAGAGAAATTCACCATTCCTTCCCAATGACACTTTTTGTG CCTCGCACAGCGCGGCTAGACCACCGTAATTTAGTGCTCCTCAAACACTGGACATGGCAATTTGTCATCATTCGCCCAATATGTTCCATCTTGATGATAACACTGCAAATGCTTGGGATTTACCCTAGTTGGTTGAGTTGGACATTCACCATTATCCTTAACATTTCGGTTTCAGTGGCTCTGTACTCTCTGGTGTTGTTTTACCATGTGTTTGCAAAAGAATTGGCACCACACAAGCCTCTTGCAAAGTTCCTATGCATCAAGGGGGTTGTCTTCTTTTGCTTTTGGCAG GGCATAGTGCTTGATATGCTTGTTTCGGCGGGCATCATTCGGTCTCATCATTTTTGGTTGGATGTGGAGCACATTGAAGAAGCTTTTCAGAATGTCTTGGTAATTTTGGAGATGGTTGTCTTCTCTGTTCTCCAACAGTATGCATACCATGTTGCACCTTATAGTGGAGAAGTGGAAACAAAAAtgctgaaaaaaagagagtga